The window AGATGTACTCGTGATGCTTGGAGGCGGTGCGGTTCTTGCACCAGATATCGGCGGTTCCGGCATTCTTACCGATTCAGCCACGAACCGGCTCATTACGACTGCTCGGCTTTACAAGAAAACGCACCTGCCGATCATCGTATCCGGAGGCGAGGTGTATCCCGACAATGGAAATGAAGGGGAAATTACGAAAAGACAGCTGCTTGACCTCGGGGTGCCAGCTGATAAAATCATCATCGATAACAAAAGCCTGAATACGGAACAAAATGCCTTTTATACGAAAAAACTGCTCGATCAGCATCAATTCAAACGGCCGGTGCTGATTACATCTGCATTCCATATGAAGCGGGCTGTACTTTGCTTCACACAAGAGGATGTTGAAGTTCAGCCGTTCCCATGCGATTACAGGACAAGTGCGAAACCGCCTGTCTACGCCAATAAGTTTACACCAGGGAATTTTGAAGACATTTCTTTGGCAGCGAAGGAATATTTGGGTGCGTTTGTGTTGAAGGTAAAAGGGATCTTATAAAAATATTGTTTTCGCAAAGA is drawn from Falsibacillus albus and contains these coding sequences:
- a CDS encoding YdcF family protein, giving the protein MLYLIKFLYSFFLPPGIFVLILLGLSIWFYRKKNRTASSAFFVCSLLFYIFSTPWLGEKIIHQLEYKYTQPKQVNGDVLVMLGGGAVLAPDIGGSGILTDSATNRLITTARLYKKTHLPIIVSGGEVYPDNGNEGEITKRQLLDLGVPADKIIIDNKSLNTEQNAFYTKKLLDQHQFKRPVLITSAFHMKRAVLCFTQEDVEVQPFPCDYRTSAKPPVYANKFTPGNFEDISLAAKEYLGAFVLKVKGIL